The Polaribacter sp. Q13 sequence AACATAAAATTATGAAAACCTTTTGTAGTAATTTCTAAATCGTTTCTATCAATATTTTTTAAAATGATTTTATCAGCATTTAAAATAGGAAACGCATTTGCACCCGCTTTATAAACATCGGCTAAAGTAATTTTGGTATCGTTATAAATTAAGGTTTCGTTACCAGTATTAGACAACATAAATGCCGGATGATACCCTAACATAAAAGGCATTCCTTCAATAGAATTGATGATAAATTCTATATTTAAAATATCATTTTCTAAAGTAAAATTCTTTTCAAACGAAAAATCGAAAGGCCAAGAAAGATTTTCTTCCGTAGATTTTACAGGAAATTTACTATTGTTTACAATTGTATTTTTTATATATTTTTTAATGAATTTAGCCGAGTTATCATCCGAAGAAACTAAGTCATATTCTAACTCACGCAACAAACCATGTTGATCTAAAATTGCATCGCCATTTTTGGTATGCACTCTAAAATTATTTTTAGAAGTAGGACCAATTACCGGAAACATTTCATCATCAGAATTGCGCCAACCTTTGTTTCCTTTTTGATGAATATATTCTTTATCATCTTTTTGAAAACTGATGATTTCTCCTTTTTCAATGTTTACTTTCGATTTTTTATCTTCAGAAATTAAAGACAGGATATTTTGCATATTAATTTAATTTTTTAGGATTCTTTCCTATTTTTTTTGATTCAGAGTTTACTCTTCTTTCTAGTTTTTTAATATCTTCTTCTGCTGGTAAGTTTTCTGGTTTAATACCTCTTTCTATTAGAATTTTTCTTACAGATTTATTGTTGGTAATATGTTCTGTTGAAATACTTTTTTCATTTTTTAAATCTTTTTCCTTGGTATTAAAAACAGTTATTTCTGTTGCAAAATCTTTTGCTTTAATTGTAATAGTTGGCAAGTAATCTGCTAAAGCTCTACTATTAGGAATCCCTAATTTAGCTTTCATTTGTTTAGTAGATTTACCAAATAATGCTTGGTCTCCTTTACTTCTTATCAATCCAAAATTTCTGTCATTACCAGTTTTTTCATAGATTAATTCTGATAAATCTTTTTCTGACAACGTTAGTTTTTGCCTTGCTTGTAACCTTTCCCAATCTTTAATTCTTTGTTCAATTAACTCAAATTTTCTAGTCTGCATTGCAAAATAGTTTTGAGCGAAAGCAATACTTTCCTTTCTTGGATCTCCATTTTGAGCAACTAAATAACAAGCATATCTTGTTAGCATAATATCTTCTATTTCTCTTTTACTTCCAGAACCTAATGTTACCATTTTGTTGACGCCAACAAAATGGTCCGAAATAAGATTATTGGTAATTTCGCATGCCGTTTTAGATTTTAAAATTACCTTTTGAAAATTTCGCCATTCAGAATATCCTAAAAGCTGTTGTAAGTCTCTTGCAAACCAAAACTCAATTCCACTCTCAGTAGTTTGAGAAAAGTCTTCAAAACTATTTGCTAAGCCTTGTATAATTTCTTTTTTCATATTTTACAAATTTTTATAAAAATACAAAAAAAGATGCGTAAAAAAAGAAACTCTTTTGTAACTTGTCGGACTTATTTAAAAATAAAACAAGCAAGATTAATGGCGACAGATAAAGAAAAAACAGCAAAGCTAAAAGCACTTCAACTTACTCTAGATAAGCTAGATAAAACGTATGGTAAAGGAGCTGTAATGAAATTAGGTGATGTAGTTACTGAAGATATAGATGCAATTTCATCTGGTTCTTTAGGATTAGATTTAGCATTAGGCGTAGGTGGTTATCCAAGAGGAAGAGTTATTGAAATCTACGGGCCAGAATCTTCTGGTAAAACTACTTTAACATTACACGCAATTGCAGAAGCTCAAAAAGCAGGTGGAATTGCAGCGTTTATTGATGCAGAACATGCATTCGATAAATTTTACGCAGAAAATTTAGGAGTAGACATCGATAATTTAATTATTTCTCAACCAGATCATGGTGAGCAAGCATTAGAAATTGCAGAAAACTTAATTCGTTCTGGTGCAATTGATATTGTGGTTATAGATTCTGTTGCGGCTTTAACGCCAAAAGCAGAAATTGAAGGTGAAATGGGAGATTCTAAAATGGGTCTTCATGCACGTTTAATGTCTCAAGCATTACGTAAATTAACAGGTACTATTTCTAAAACAAAATGTACCGTTATATTTATTAACCAATTACGTGAAAAAATTGGGGTAATGTTCGGAAATCCAGAAACTACAACGGGTGGTAACGCCTTAAAATTCTATGCTTCTGTACGTTTAGACATTAGAAGAAGAACACAGATTAAAGACGGAGACAAAGTTATTGGAAACAGTACCAAAGTTAAAGTTGTAAAAAATAAAGTAGCACCACCGTTTCAAATTGCAGAATTTGATATTATGTACGGACAAGGAATCTCTAAAGTTGGTGAGATTTTAGATATTGGTGTAGAATTAGGTATTGTTAAGAAAAGTGGTTCTTGGTTTAGTTACGGGGAAACAAAATTAGGCCAAGGTAGAGATGCTGTTAAAGGTTTAATTAAAGACAATCCTGAGTTAGCAGAAGAACTAGAAGGTAAAATTAAGATTGCTATTGAAAATCAAGAATAAATATTAAAAGTTCTAACTATTATTATTAAACTGCTATAGAAGTAATCAAGTTATAGCAGTTTTTTTATGATATAATTTTTTCTAATTTTACTTAGAAAGTAACTTTACAATCCATAAGATAAGGTATAAACCTAACCCAAAACCTGCAAATAAAACAGCATTACAAAACCTATTCTAATAAATTTTGCTTCTACATTAATCTTTGGACTTAACCAATCTGAAACTCCTAAAATCATTTTTTTAAATTTTTTGTTATAGGTGGTAAATGCAATCAAAGCCTTTTAATTCTAATACTAGGTCTCTATTTTCTTGTGAAAGAGAATTATATAAAGTTTCTAAAAGAAACCATTGTAAATATAAATTTATCTTCATTTTTTTATTTTGTCCTTTATAATTAAATGTCAATCCTAATTAAGTGGTATTTAGTACTTTTTTATATAAATTTGCAAAACATTCATTTTTTAAGATTATATCTATTGAAAAGCGTATTATGAAATATACATATGTCATTATTCAGGACAAGAAAGAAGCTTATGACGACTTAAGATTAGCTTTAAACAAATATTCTAATTATAAATTTGTAGACACTGCAGAGAATTTAGAAGAAGGTTTTTCTTTAATAATTAAAACAAAACCCAACCTTATTTTTTTAGATGTTGAAATTGGAGAAGAAAATACTTTTAAACTCATTCCTAAATTAAAGGAATTTTTTATGGAGTTGCCAACCATTATTATGACGACCTCTCATAATTATTATGCAAAAGAAGCAGTAAACAATCAAATTTCTTATTTTTTAAGTAAACCAATTATAGGAGTAGAATTAGAAAATTCATTACTAAGGTTCGAGAAAGTCTTTACAGAAAAACAAACACATCTTGCAGTAAAAACGGGTTCGGATATACATATTATAGCTTATAAAAACATTTGTTTATTAGAAGCGGAAAGAAATTATACGAGTGTTTTTAATATCACAGGAAAAAAATTATCAACATCAAAATCTTTAAAACATTTTGAAGAAACTTTGCCTAAAAACTTTATTCGTGTACATAGAAGTTTCATCGTAAACAGAAACTGCATTGAACGATTAAATACTAGGAAAGGTCAACTGTTTTTACAACAGACAGAGGTGACAAAAGAGTTAGAAGAAAATTTTATTCCTATTGGAAAAGAATACCTGCAGAAACTTAAAAACTCTTTTTCTTTTTAACTATAAAATTAATTGTTTGTCCTTAAAAAAATATACTTAATAGTTTAAACGTAGGTTTTTGTCCTAAATTTATTTGATATTAGAATCAGGTAATTTTTAAATTAAATAGCTATTCATCTAACAGTTAACATTTAAAAAAATCTTATATATTTTGTATTAATAAGAAAATTCCCGCGAAAGCGGGAATAAAATTATAAAGAAATAGGGTGTCTAAACAACTGGTTATTTATCAATCGGAATTCATTTGAGATTCTTAAATTTCAGTAAGTTTAGATACTGAAACAAGTTTGGTATGATAAGGTTAAACTAGTTTAGACAATTCTATGTTTAAAGACTAAACACCTGTACTTCCAAAACCACCGGCTCCACGTTCTGTTTCACTTAAAACGGTTACCTCTTGCCAGTTTACACGTTCGTGTTTTGCTATAATTAATTGTGCTATTCTTTCTCCATCATTTATAACAAAATCATCGTTAGATAAGTTGACTAAAATAACCCCAATTTCACCTCTATAATCTGCATCTACGGTTCCTGGAGAGTTTAAAACGGTAATCCCCTTTTTAGCTGCCAAGCCACTTCTTGGTCTTACTTGTGCTTCAAAACCAATTGGTAAAGCTATAAATAAGCCCGTTTTAACAATCGCTCTTTCTAACGGCTTTAATGTTATTGCAGTTTCAATATTTGCTCTTAAATCCATTCCTGCAGCTCCTTCTGTTTCGTAATTAGGTGTTGCGTGTTTCGATTTGTTAATTATTTGTACGTTCATTGTTTTCTAAATTAAATAAAAATGTAATTACTTCTAAAAATTCTGCTTTCCAAAAAGACTCTGTGTGCTTGCCATCTGGGTGTACTTTTGTTTTTAAATTTTGAGATGGAAAACCAAGATCTATTAATAATTCTGCCATATTTTCGGTATCCGGAACCATAGAGTTCCCTTCTTTATCACCCACTAATAAATAAAGTTTTGTTTTTTTCTGATTTCCATTCTCTTCGGCAAATGTAATTACTTTATTAGAAAACCAAAAAGAGGTAGAAAGTGCGCCAATTTTACCAAAAACTTCAGGATATTTTAAGCCTCCATAAAAGGAAATTAATCCTCCTAAAGAGCTCCCAATAATTGCAGTGTTTTCTGCGTCAGGTTTAGTTCTGTAATTTTTATCGATGTAAGGTTTTAGTTTGTTTACCAGAAAATCGACATAAATTTTACCTTTTCCTCCTCCATATCTTACGTTTTCCCAAGGTGTATATTCCTCAATTCTTTTCTCTCCTCCATTTTCTATGCCAACTACAATAAAACTTTTCCCTGTTTTTTTGTAAAGATCATTTAATGTTTCATCAATTTCCCATTCGCCCACAAAAGAAGTGGCATCATCAAATAGATTCTGAGCATCGTGCATATAAATTACATCATATTTTTCAGTTGATGTATGATAATTTGGAGGTAAATACAACCAAACCTTATGCGCAATAGTGTTTAAACCATCAATAACAAATGTTTTTTTTAAAATAGAAACATTGTCTGCCTTGGTAGAAATTTTTTTTGAAGGTTCTTTAGATTTAATTTCTTTTATTTCTTCGGTTTTTTTTATTTTACAAGAAATTAAAACAAGTAAAAAAGCTAAAAATAGTATGGATATTCTATTCATATTTATCGTTTTAAAATTTGTTTAATTTCCTCTTTTTCATTGTAATAAATTAATCCAAAGAAAAGAAAAATGGTTAAAATAGAAAACCAATACTGCCCTCTAAATACTACAAAAGAAAATAACTCAAATACTATGGAGAACACTAAATAATAAGCTATTTTTTTTAATTTATAATTTACAGGATAATGCTTTTTACCTACAAAATAAGATAGTATCATCATAGTACCAAATGCTATTAATGTTGCCCATGCAGAAGCCATAAAACCAATTTTAGGAATCATCACAATATTAAAAACAATGGTAATTAAGGCGCCAATAATAGAGAAATACATGCCGTATTTTGTTTTATCAGTTAGTTTGTACCAAATAGACAAATTATTATAAATTCCTAAAAATAAATTTGCTAAAAGTATGATGGGCACAATAGAAAGTGCTGTAAAATATTCTGGTTTACCTAATAAAATTTGGGCAAACAAATCTATAAAAACAACTACAATTAGCATAAAAAAGGATCCAAAAATGGTAAACCAAGTCAAAATTTTCGCATAGTTTTCTTTGGCATTTTTTTTATCAGCATTATTAAAGAAAAAAGGTTCTGCACCCAAACGAAATGCCATAATATATAAGGTCATGAAAACTCCTAATTTGTAACAAGCGGCGTAAATTCCCATTTGTTTTTCACCTAAAATAGTACCTAAAAGAAGTTTGTCTAAATTTTCATTGGTTACAAAGGCCAAACTTCCAATCATTATTGGAAAACTATACCGGAACATTCTTTTAAAAAGCTCAAAGTCAAACTCGAACTTGAATTTAAAAACGGACGGAAAAAGCAATACAAAAGTGGACAAACTAGCCACGGTTCCTGCAACAAAAATGAAAATTACTTTAGGATTGTTATTATAATAATTTACAATAGGTTCTGGTAAAGAAATTCCGTTTTTAATAGCATAAGGAACAAACCACAAAAAGAAAACATTTAAAAAAGAAAAAACACCAATGTTTATTAATTTTATAGTGGTAAACTTTAAAGGTTTGTTAGTAACGCGTAAATATGCAAAAGGCACAACAACTAAGGTGTCTAGCGTAATTGTATATACTAATAATTTAAAAAATAAGGGATTTTTAAATCCGAAGAAAACAGTAATTTCATGATTAAAAAACAACGCTAAACACAAGAAAATTAGTGTTGAAATTAGCAAACTAATAAAGGAAGTAGACACCACTTTACCTTTCTCTTTTTCTTTTGAAAAAAACCGAAAAAAGGCAGTTTCCATTCCAAAAGTTAAAAGTGCATTTAAATATGCCGCATACACATAGTAGTCTGTGTTTATAGCATATTTTTCTGCATCTAAAGTAGAGGTGTGTAGTTTTACTAGAAATATGTTAATTGCGCGCGGTAAAACAGCGGCAATTCCGTATATTATGGTGTCTTTAAAAAATCGTTTTAAGGAACTCAAAAATTTTAAATTAGCGTTTACAAATATAATAATTCGCAAATGTAATCCTCAAAAGATAATAGTTTTATTACTTTTGATATAAAAAACACTATTCATGAGTGAACATAAAAAAATAGCGGTCTTTGGTGGTGGAAGTTGGGCAACTGCCATTGTAAAAATGTTGTCTGAAAACTTAGAAACAGTTGGTTGGTACATGCGTAATGAACAAGCCATTGAGCACATTAAAGAAAACGATCATAATCCTAATTATTTACAATCTGCAGATGTGTATGCACGTCAATTAGATTTGTCTAGTGATATTAATTATACCGTACAAAATTACGATGTTCTTATTTTTGCAATTCCGTCTGCTTTTTTAACAAGTGAATTAAAAAAAATGACAACCTCTTTAGAAGGTAAAATCATTTTTTCTGCCATTAAAGGAATCGTACCAGAAACAGGTTTAATTATTGGAGAACATTTTAATAGAGAATACAATGTTCCTATAGAAAATATTGGTGTTATTACAGGTCCTTGTCATGCAGAAGAAGTGGCTATGGAACGTTTATCTTATTTAACAATTGCTTGTAAAGATGAAGAAAAAGCTAAATTTATTCAGAGATCTTTACAAAGTTGGTATATAAAAACAAAGATATCAGATGATATAGTTGGTACAGAATATGCCGCTATGTTAAAAAATATTTATGCTGTTGCAGCAGGTATTGCACATGGTTTAGGTTATGGAGATAATTTTCAGGCTGTACTAATGAGCAATGCCATTAGAGAAATGAAAGGCTTTATTAAAAAGGTGCATAAAATGAAGCGGAACATTAATAATTCTGCTTATTTGGGTGATTTATTGGTTACTGGTTATTCTCTTTTTAGTAGAAATAGACAATTTGGAAACATGGTTGGTAAAGGCTACACGGTAAAATCTGCACAAATGGAAATGAGTATGATTGCAGAAGGGTATTATGCCACCAAAAGTGCCTTTAAAATGAAGGGAGACATCGGAGCAAATACACCAATTATAGACACTGTTTATAATATACTGTATGAGAATAAAAACCCTAAAAAAGAATTTCAAAAATTGACAGATAAATTAGATTAAATGTTTAATTTTGAACATTGAAGTAAATTATTAAACAATTACAATGAAAACAATACAAGAAGTTGTAGAAAGCACCATTAGAAAAACACCTTTTATAGAAGAGGCTTTAAATGAAAAATTGATAAATGTTTCTTCTTTGGCTAGAATTATTTTACCTGAAGTTTCTGCTGCTTTAAAAAAAGAGGTGAAGGTTGGTGCTGTAATGATGGCAATTAATAGGCTTTCTCCTGCAAGTGAATTACGCATTAGAAAAAACATTAAAAAATTGGCTTTAGATTTAGGAGATGTAATTGTACGTTCCGATCTGTGCGATTTTACTTTTAAAAATACGACTTCATTATTAAAAGAAATTGCAAAAATTTTAATGAAATCATCAGAAAGCTCTGATTATTTTTTAACGGTTTCTCAAGGTATTTTTGAAACCAATATTGTAACTAGTAAAAATTTAGAGCCTTTTGTAAATGAGATTTTCGAAAAAGAAGCGCTAATTTCTAATGTATTAGATTTGGCTTCTATTACTATTAAACTTCCAAAAGAAAACTTAGAACAATCGGGTATTTATTACTTTATTTTAAAACAATTGGCTTGGGCAGATATTCCATTACAAGAAATTATTTCTACGACAAATGAAATGACAATTGTGGTAAAAGAAGAAGATATTAACCAAACTTTTGCCATTCTAATGGATATGAAATTAAGTTAAAATGTCTAAGCAAGATCCTTATGCAGCATTAAGAATAAAAGAATTTAATATATTTCTATTTGTTAGGTTTTTACTCGTTTTTGGTTGGTCTATGCAATTTATTGTAATAGAATGGGAAGTATATTCCATTACAAAAGATCCTTTATCTTTAGGTATTATTGGTTTAATGGAAATTATTCCGGCATTTACTATGGCTTTGTTTGCAGGCCATATTGTAGATCAAAATGAAAAAAGAAACCTATTAGCTCTTTGTACAGCGGCATTTTCGTTGATTAGTTTGGGATTGTTTTTATTAACTTCAGATACTTTTGTTGGTCATTGGTCTACTAAAACCATTTTATATTGCATTTATGGATTGGTTTTCTTTGGCGGGTTTTTACGTTCATTTTTTGGACCTACAATTTTCTCTTTAGTGGCATTATTGGTTCCTAAAAAGATATATCATAATGCGGCAACGTGGAGCACCAGTACCTGGAAAACGGCTTCGGTTTCTGGAGCCTTATTTGGTGGATTTTTTATAAGTTGGATTGGTGTTGATATGACACTTTGTTTGGTATTTATTTTGGTTATTTTATCTTTAATTTTTACTTTTTCAATTGAAAAGAAACCAATTTTAAACAAAAAAATTGGTGAGCCCATGAAAGAAAGTTTAAAGGCAGGCATAAAATTTGTATTTCAAAATAAAGCGATTTTAGGAGTATTAACTTTAGATATGATTGCCGTTTTATTTGGTGGTACTGTAGCCATTTTATCCGTTTTTGCACAAGATGTTTTAAAAGTGGGGCCAGAAGGTTTTGGTGTTTTAAATGCCTCCATTTCTATGGGGAGTATTGTAACCATGTTTTTAACAACCTACATTCCTATCAACAGAAAAACAGGTAAAAAAATGCTGGTTTCTGTCTTTGTTTTTGGGTTAAGCATTATTGCTTTTGGGTTATCTTCTATTTTTTGGATAAGTATTTTGGCTTTATTTTTAAGTGGAGCTGCAGATGGAATATCGATGGTGATTCGTCAAACAATTTTACAACTAAAAACACCCGATGATATGAGGGGTAGAGTATCTTCTGTAAACTCTATGTTTGTTGGTTCTTCTAACGAGTTAGGAGCGTTTGAAAGTGGTTTAGCAGCCAAAATATTAGGTCCTGCTATGGCAGTTATTTTTGGCGGAACCATGACTTTAATTACTGTTGTTACTATAGGTGCTGTAAACCCAACCTTAAGAGACTTAGATTTAACAGAAGAGATTGAAGCAAATCAAGTAGAAGCGTAATTTTATATTTATTTAATAGGCATAAAAAAACCGCTTATCGGCTTTATTGATAAGCGGTGTTAAAATTATTATTTTTGTTCCTTTATAGCTGTAATGGATTTAACCATTTGTTTTTCTCCTGTAAAATTACCTTCCTCATCAATCAATTCTATTTCTTTTTTGATCCAAGTAATCTCGAATTTTTTTCCTATAAATTCATCGTCATATAAAGAAAGTTCTATGTTTTCATCTAAGTCGTAGAATAAAATAGTAGCGTTTTTATCATCTACAAATTTAAAATATTCCATTTCTGTTACTCCTTTAAAAGTAGCAACAATTTTGTTTTCTGTTTCTTGTGCAGAAATTGTATTTACAGCAAAAGATAGGGTAATAAACAGCACGAATGCTGAAGCATATAATGTTTTCATGATTTTTAATTTTAAAGTTATTTTTTAATAAATATAGTAGCTGCTCTTTTTTTAAAAGAACCTGCTTTTGTTTGGAGTACTCGAAACTATATTTTCATAAGCCTTAAAATTACTGATAGTGTATATCAAATATACATTTTTTTTGAATTGAAAAGATAAAAAGTTATTTTTTATGAAAAGTTTTTTCTGAAGTTAGTTTTACTTTAATTATCTTGATATTCAAACAGTTGTAATCTATATAAAACAAACTTTAAAAGTAGGGGTTTCTTTTACGAACGTTATAAGTATTTATTTTATCAATAGAAAAGACGCACTAGATTTTAGTTAAAAAATCTACCAAAAAAAGGATAAAAGACTATTGATAGAGTGCATAAAAAAACCATTTGTAAAATTTTACAAATGGTTTTAATGATTATTTTGTCTTAATAGATAATATAGTTTTTACTATAATTTGCCCACCAGTTTTTTGACCCACCGAATCATATTCGTCTACAAGTTTATTTTTCCAAGTAAGTATAAATTTTTTATTTATTTTACTATCATCTTCTTTTTCAAAACTTATATTTTTTGAGATATCATAAAATAAATATTCTACATTATTATCATCAATAAATTTATAATCTTGATTTTCTGTAGCACCAATATAAGTAGCAACTAATGTATGTACTGTTTCTTGAAATGCTATTTTTTTTGCGGAAAAAGAGAAAGCAATAAACAAGATGACTGTAGCGGTATATAACGT is a genomic window containing:
- the recA gene encoding recombinase RecA, producing the protein MATDKEKTAKLKALQLTLDKLDKTYGKGAVMKLGDVVTEDIDAISSGSLGLDLALGVGGYPRGRVIEIYGPESSGKTTLTLHAIAEAQKAGGIAAFIDAEHAFDKFYAENLGVDIDNLIISQPDHGEQALEIAENLIRSGAIDIVVIDSVAALTPKAEIEGEMGDSKMGLHARLMSQALRKLTGTISKTKCTVIFINQLREKIGVMFGNPETTTGGNALKFYASVRLDIRRRTQIKDGDKVIGNSTKVKVVKNKVAPPFQIAEFDIMYGQGISKVGEILDIGVELGIVKKSGSWFSYGETKLGQGRDAVKGLIKDNPELAEELEGKIKIAIENQE
- a CDS encoding MFS transporter — its product is MSKQDPYAALRIKEFNIFLFVRFLLVFGWSMQFIVIEWEVYSITKDPLSLGIIGLMEIIPAFTMALFAGHIVDQNEKRNLLALCTAAFSLISLGLFLLTSDTFVGHWSTKTILYCIYGLVFFGGFLRSFFGPTIFSLVALLVPKKIYHNAATWSTSTWKTASVSGALFGGFFISWIGVDMTLCLVFILVILSLIFTFSIEKKPILNKKIGEPMKESLKAGIKFVFQNKAILGVLTLDMIAVLFGGTVAILSVFAQDVLKVGPEGFGVLNASISMGSIVTMFLTTYIPINRKTGKKMLVSVFVFGLSIIAFGLSSIFWISILALFLSGAADGISMVIRQTILQLKTPDDMRGRVSSVNSMFVGSSNELGAFESGLAAKILGPAMAVIFGGTMTLITVVTIGAVNPTLRDLDLTEEIEANQVEA
- a CDS encoding alpha/beta hydrolase; translation: MNRISILFLAFLLVLISCKIKKTEEIKEIKSKEPSKKISTKADNVSILKKTFVIDGLNTIAHKVWLYLPPNYHTSTEKYDVIYMHDAQNLFDDATSFVGEWEIDETLNDLYKKTGKSFIVVGIENGGEKRIEEYTPWENVRYGGGKGKIYVDFLVNKLKPYIDKNYRTKPDAENTAIIGSSLGGLISFYGGLKYPEVFGKIGALSTSFWFSNKVITFAEENGNQKKTKLYLLVGDKEGNSMVPDTENMAELLIDLGFPSQNLKTKVHPDGKHTESFWKAEFLEVITFLFNLENNERTNN
- a CDS encoding aldose 1-epimerase, with the translated sequence MQNILSLISEDKKSKVNIEKGEIISFQKDDKEYIHQKGNKGWRNSDDEMFPVIGPTSKNNFRVHTKNGDAILDQHGLLRELEYDLVSSDDNSAKFIKKYIKNTIVNNSKFPVKSTEENLSWPFDFSFEKNFTLENDILNIEFIINSIEGMPFMLGYHPAFMLSNTGNETLIYNDTKITLADVYKAGANAFPILNADKIILKNIDRNDLEITTKGFHNFMLWTEVDNMLCIEPITQYTSYTDQKFSEENMRLSTGKNSFSISIKIL
- the dut gene encoding dUTP diphosphatase, which translates into the protein MNVQIINKSKHATPNYETEGAAGMDLRANIETAITLKPLERAIVKTGLFIALPIGFEAQVRPRSGLAAKKGITVLNSPGTVDADYRGEIGVILVNLSNDDFVINDGERIAQLIIAKHERVNWQEVTVLSETERGAGGFGSTGV
- the dinD gene encoding DNA damage-inducible protein D, encoding MKKEIIQGLANSFEDFSQTTESGIEFWFARDLQQLLGYSEWRNFQKVILKSKTACEITNNLISDHFVGVNKMVTLGSGSKREIEDIMLTRYACYLVAQNGDPRKESIAFAQNYFAMQTRKFELIEQRIKDWERLQARQKLTLSEKDLSELIYEKTGNDRNFGLIRSKGDQALFGKSTKQMKAKLGIPNSRALADYLPTITIKAKDFATEITVFNTKEKDLKNEKSISTEHITNNKSVRKILIERGIKPENLPAEEDIKKLERRVNSESKKIGKNPKKLN
- a CDS encoding oligosaccharide flippase family protein, whose product is MSSLKRFFKDTIIYGIAAVLPRAINIFLVKLHTSTLDAEKYAINTDYYVYAAYLNALLTFGMETAFFRFFSKEKEKGKVVSTSFISLLISTLIFLCLALFFNHEITVFFGFKNPLFFKLLVYTITLDTLVVVPFAYLRVTNKPLKFTTIKLINIGVFSFLNVFFLWFVPYAIKNGISLPEPIVNYYNNNPKVIFIFVAGTVASLSTFVLLFPSVFKFKFEFDFELFKRMFRYSFPIMIGSLAFVTNENLDKLLLGTILGEKQMGIYAACYKLGVFMTLYIMAFRLGAEPFFFNNADKKNAKENYAKILTWFTIFGSFFMLIVVVFIDLFAQILLGKPEYFTALSIVPIILLANLFLGIYNNLSIWYKLTDKTKYGMYFSIIGALITIVFNIVMIPKIGFMASAWATLIAFGTMMILSYFVGKKHYPVNYKLKKIAYYLVFSIVFELFSFVVFRGQYWFSILTIFLFFGLIYYNEKEEIKQILKR
- a CDS encoding LytTR family DNA-binding domain-containing protein: MKYTYVIIQDKKEAYDDLRLALNKYSNYKFVDTAENLEEGFSLIIKTKPNLIFLDVEIGEENTFKLIPKLKEFFMELPTIIMTTSHNYYAKEAVNNQISYFLSKPIIGVELENSLLRFEKVFTEKQTHLAVKTGSDIHIIAYKNICLLEAERNYTSVFNITGKKLSTSKSLKHFEETLPKNFIRVHRSFIVNRNCIERLNTRKGQLFLQQTEVTKELEENFIPIGKEYLQKLKNSFSF
- a CDS encoding NAD(P)H-dependent glycerol-3-phosphate dehydrogenase — its product is MSEHKKIAVFGGGSWATAIVKMLSENLETVGWYMRNEQAIEHIKENDHNPNYLQSADVYARQLDLSSDINYTVQNYDVLIFAIPSAFLTSELKKMTTSLEGKIIFSAIKGIVPETGLIIGEHFNREYNVPIENIGVITGPCHAEEVAMERLSYLTIACKDEEKAKFIQRSLQSWYIKTKISDDIVGTEYAAMLKNIYAVAAGIAHGLGYGDNFQAVLMSNAIREMKGFIKKVHKMKRNINNSAYLGDLLVTGYSLFSRNRQFGNMVGKGYTVKSAQMEMSMIAEGYYATKSAFKMKGDIGANTPIIDTVYNILYENKNPKKEFQKLTDKLD